A part of Aquibium oceanicum genomic DNA contains:
- the ligA gene encoding NAD-dependent DNA ligase LigA: MTTPAKPIDTLTQEEAAAELERLAGEIARHDRLYHQKDAPEISDADYDALRQRNAEIEALFPELMREDSPSKAVGAAPSTTFAPVRHEKPMLSLDNVFSDEDVVDFVASVRRFLALSEGELVFTAEPKIDGLSMSLRYEKGRLVTAATRGDGTTGENVTANIRTIDEIPNDLPSDAPDLIEVRGEVYMRRDDFFALNQRMAETGQVFANPRNSAAGSLRQKNPEVTKSRPLKFFAYAWGETSAPLAKTQYDAVQRLSDWGFVVNDLMLRCASLEEMLAQYRRIEAMRATLPYDIDGVVYKVDRLDLQERLGFRSRSPRWATAHKFPAEKATTVLEKIDIQVGRTGAMTPVARLKPVTVGGVVVTNATLHNEDYIRGVGNDGQPIREGRDIREGDTVIVQRAGDVIPQILDIVPEMRPADAKPYSFPHKCPVCGSHAVREEGEAAWRCTGGLICAAQAMERIRHFVSRNAMDIEGLGEKQIEFFFNHPDESLRIREPADIFSLKDRQGRSLTKLENIEGFGEVSVRKLFAAIDERRRVQLSRFLFALGIRHIGETNAKRLARHFLSFEKLREAAETAKMPEGKGDPGNEEWREIVGVNGIGSVVAEALVDFFAEGHNRDAVDALLEADVTPEDEEPVGEISSPVAGKTIVFTGSLERMSRDEAKAMAERLGAKVAGSVSKKTDLVVAGPGAGSKLKQATDLGIEVIDEDAWFERVGAG; this comes from the coding sequence ATGACCACGCCCGCCAAGCCGATCGACACCCTGACGCAGGAGGAAGCAGCGGCCGAACTGGAGCGCCTGGCCGGCGAGATCGCCCGGCACGACCGGCTCTACCACCAGAAGGACGCGCCGGAGATTTCCGACGCCGACTACGACGCGCTGCGCCAGCGCAACGCCGAGATCGAGGCGCTTTTTCCCGAACTGATGCGCGAGGATTCGCCTTCGAAGGCGGTGGGTGCCGCTCCGTCGACAACTTTTGCGCCGGTTCGGCACGAAAAGCCGATGCTGTCGCTCGACAACGTGTTCTCCGACGAGGACGTGGTCGATTTCGTCGCTTCGGTGCGGCGCTTCCTCGCGCTTTCAGAAGGCGAGCTGGTCTTCACCGCCGAGCCCAAGATCGACGGCCTGTCGATGTCGCTGCGCTACGAGAAGGGCAGGCTGGTGACGGCCGCGACTCGCGGCGACGGTACGACGGGCGAGAACGTCACCGCAAACATTCGCACCATCGACGAGATCCCGAACGATCTCCCGTCTGATGCGCCGGACCTGATCGAGGTACGCGGCGAGGTTTACATGCGCCGCGACGACTTCTTCGCGCTCAACCAGCGCATGGCCGAAACCGGCCAGGTCTTTGCCAATCCGCGCAATTCGGCCGCCGGCAGTCTCAGGCAGAAGAACCCGGAGGTGACGAAGTCGCGGCCGCTGAAGTTCTTCGCCTATGCCTGGGGCGAAACCTCCGCACCACTGGCCAAGACCCAGTACGATGCCGTGCAGCGCCTCTCGGACTGGGGCTTCGTGGTCAACGACCTGATGCTGCGGTGCGCTTCGCTGGAGGAGATGCTGGCTCAGTATCGCAGGATCGAGGCGATGCGCGCGACGCTGCCCTACGACATCGACGGCGTCGTCTACAAGGTCGACCGCCTCGACCTCCAGGAACGCCTCGGCTTCCGCTCGCGCTCGCCGCGCTGGGCGACCGCGCACAAATTCCCGGCCGAGAAGGCGACGACGGTGCTGGAAAAGATCGACATCCAGGTCGGCCGTACCGGGGCAATGACGCCGGTGGCGCGGCTGAAGCCGGTGACGGTCGGCGGCGTGGTGGTGACCAACGCCACGCTGCACAACGAGGACTACATCCGCGGCGTCGGCAATGACGGCCAGCCGATCCGCGAGGGCAGGGACATCCGCGAGGGCGACACGGTCATCGTGCAGCGCGCGGGCGACGTCATCCCGCAGATCCTCGATATCGTTCCGGAGATGCGCCCGGCTGACGCGAAGCCCTATTCGTTTCCGCACAAGTGCCCGGTCTGCGGCAGCCATGCCGTGCGCGAGGAGGGCGAGGCGGCGTGGCGCTGCACCGGCGGGCTGATCTGCGCCGCGCAGGCGATGGAGCGCATCCGCCATTTCGTCTCGCGCAATGCCATGGACATCGAGGGCCTGGGCGAAAAGCAGATCGAGTTCTTCTTCAATCATCCCGACGAATCGCTGCGCATCCGCGAGCCGGCCGACATCTTTTCGCTGAAGGACCGGCAGGGGCGGTCGCTGACGAAACTCGAGAACATCGAGGGCTTCGGCGAGGTCTCCGTGCGAAAGCTCTTCGCGGCAATCGACGAGCGCCGCCGGGTGCAGCTGTCGCGCTTCCTCTTCGCGCTCGGCATAAGGCACATCGGCGAGACAAACGCCAAGCGCCTGGCGCGGCACTTCCTATCCTTCGAAAAGCTGCGCGAGGCGGCCGAGACCGCCAAGATGCCGGAAGGCAAGGGCGACCCCGGCAACGAGGAATGGCGCGAGATCGTCGGCGTCAACGGCATCGGCTCGGTGGTGGCCGAGGCGCTGGTGGATTTCTTCGCCGAAGGACACAACCGCGACGCCGTCGACGCCCTGCTCGAGGCGGATGTGACGCCGGAGGACGAGGAGCCCGTCGGCGAAATCTCCTCGCCCGTCGCCGGCAAGACCATCGTCTTCACCGGATCGCTGGAGCGCATGTCGCGCGACGAGGCCAAGGCCATGGCCGAGCGCCTCGGCGCTAAGGTCGCTGGCTCGGTATCGAAGAAAACCGACCTCGTCGTCGCCGGCCCCGGCGCCGGCTCGAAGCTGAAGCAGGCGACGGACCTCGGCATCGAGGTGATCGACGAGGACGCCTGGTTCGAGCGGGTGGGGGCAGGGTGA
- the recN gene encoding DNA repair protein RecN has translation MLVQLSIRDIVLIERLDIDFAPGLSVLTGETGAGKSILLDALSLALGGRGDASLVRHGAAQGQVTAAFDVPLDHPARKLIAENAIDDEGDILLRRVQNADGRSRVFVNDRPASVALMRDIGRALVEIHGQHDERALVDPGAHRDILDLFGRHDTEVSETRRSWNLWRQAEADLARHRARVEAAAREADYLRASVDELDKLDPMDGEETELAGLRSSMMKAEKIASEIGEAQELFAGNASPVPLLASLVRRLERKSAEAPGLLEEVVKSLDEALIALDAAQTGIDAAMRATEFDPKRLEQAEERLFALRAAARKHNVTVDALPDLRARMVADLAELDAGEERLALLETAAADARTRYDAIAASLSALRRDTAASLADAVMAELPALKLERAEFIVEISTEAEDRREEGIDQVEFWVRTNPGSRPGPMAKIASGGELSRFLLALKVALADRGSAPTLVFDEIDTGVGGAVADAIGARLARLAQRVQVLSVTHAPQVAARAATHFLISKSGGADHVATGVAQLPRAARQEEIARMLAGATITEEARAAAGRLLQETG, from the coding sequence ATGCTGGTCCAACTGTCGATCCGCGACATCGTGCTGATCGAGCGGCTCGACATCGACTTCGCGCCGGGCTTGTCCGTGCTGACCGGCGAGACGGGTGCGGGAAAATCCATCCTTCTCGACGCACTCTCGCTGGCGCTCGGCGGGCGCGGCGACGCCTCGCTCGTCCGCCACGGCGCGGCCCAGGGGCAGGTGACGGCCGCCTTCGACGTGCCGCTCGACCATCCCGCCCGTAAGCTGATCGCGGAGAACGCGATCGACGACGAGGGCGACATCCTGCTCAGGCGCGTCCAGAACGCGGACGGCCGGTCGCGCGTCTTCGTCAACGACCGCCCGGCGAGCGTCGCCCTGATGCGCGACATCGGGCGGGCGCTGGTCGAGATCCACGGCCAGCATGACGAGCGCGCCCTGGTCGATCCCGGCGCCCATCGCGATATTCTCGACCTGTTCGGGCGGCACGACACCGAAGTCTCGGAGACGCGGCGCAGCTGGAACCTGTGGCGGCAGGCCGAAGCCGACCTCGCCCGTCACCGGGCGCGCGTCGAAGCGGCGGCGCGCGAGGCGGACTATCTGCGCGCATCCGTCGATGAACTCGACAAGCTCGACCCGATGGATGGCGAGGAGACCGAGCTCGCCGGCCTGCGCTCCTCCATGATGAAGGCGGAGAAGATCGCGTCGGAGATCGGCGAGGCGCAGGAGCTTTTCGCCGGCAACGCCTCGCCCGTGCCGCTGCTGGCAAGCCTCGTGCGCCGGCTGGAGCGCAAGTCCGCCGAGGCGCCCGGGCTCCTTGAAGAGGTCGTAAAATCGCTGGACGAAGCGCTGATCGCGCTCGACGCGGCGCAGACCGGCATCGACGCCGCGATGCGGGCCACCGAGTTCGATCCGAAGCGCCTGGAGCAGGCCGAGGAGCGGCTGTTCGCGCTGCGCGCCGCGGCACGCAAGCACAACGTCACCGTCGACGCGCTGCCAGACCTCCGCGCCCGCATGGTCGCCGATCTCGCCGAGCTCGATGCGGGGGAGGAGAGGCTCGCGCTGCTCGAGACCGCGGCTGCGGACGCACGGACGCGCTACGACGCGATCGCCGCGTCGCTGTCGGCCCTGCGGCGGGATACGGCCGCATCGCTCGCCGACGCCGTGATGGCCGAACTGCCGGCGCTTAAGCTCGAACGGGCCGAGTTCATCGTCGAGATATCCACCGAAGCGGAAGACCGCCGCGAGGAGGGCATCGACCAGGTCGAGTTCTGGGTCCGCACCAATCCCGGCTCGCGGCCGGGGCCGATGGCAAAAATTGCGTCCGGCGGCGAGCTGTCGAGGTTCCTGCTGGCGCTGAAGGTGGCGCTGGCTGATCGCGGCTCGGCCCCAACGCTGGTCTTCGACGAGATTGACACCGGCGTCGGCGGCGCCGTGGCGGACGCCATCGGCGCCCGGCTGGCGCGGCTGGCGCAGCGCGTCCAGGTTCTGTCCGTCACCCACGCGCCGCAGGTGGCCGCGCGCGCCGCGACGCATTTCCTCATCTCCAAATCCGGCGGCGCGGACCATGTCGCCACGGGGGTGGCGCAGCTTCCCCGCGCGGCGCGGCAGGAAGAGATCGCCCGCATGCTCGCCGGGGCGACCATCACGGAAGAGGCGAGGGCCGCGGCGGGGCGGCTGCTTCAGGAGACGGGGTAG
- a CDS encoding outer membrane protein assembly factor BamD yields MRRATFAAPFAALSLALGGCASEKDIDLSSYVQDIEPADTLYNQGLANLEAGRIKEAIAKFEAVDRQHPYSEYARKSMVMSAFANYRRGNYVDSINSAKRYVALYPSSEDAAYAQYIVGLSYFRQIRDVTQDQKEARQTLEAMDEVITRWPESQYVEDAKAKKRFARDQLAGKEMQIGRYYLERREYVAAAKRFRNVVEVYSDTRHVEEALARLTETYYAMGLASEAQTAAAVLGHNYPDSQWYRDSYKLLQTGGLEPRENKGSWISKAGAVLLGT; encoded by the coding sequence ATGAGACGAGCGACATTTGCGGCGCCGTTCGCGGCATTGTCGCTGGCGCTCGGTGGATGTGCCAGCGAAAAGGACATCGACCTGTCGAGCTACGTGCAGGACATCGAGCCGGCCGACACGCTCTACAACCAGGGCCTCGCCAATCTCGAAGCGGGGCGCATCAAGGAAGCCATCGCCAAGTTCGAGGCGGTGGATCGCCAGCATCCCTATTCCGAGTATGCCCGCAAATCCATGGTGATGAGCGCCTTCGCCAACTACCGGCGGGGGAACTACGTGGACTCGATCAATTCCGCCAAACGCTACGTCGCGCTCTACCCGTCGAGCGAGGACGCGGCCTATGCGCAGTACATCGTCGGGCTGAGCTACTTCCGCCAGATCCGCGACGTGACGCAGGACCAGAAGGAAGCCCGCCAGACGCTCGAAGCGATGGACGAGGTGATCACGCGCTGGCCCGAGTCGCAGTATGTCGAGGACGCGAAGGCCAAGAAGCGTTTCGCGCGCGACCAGCTCGCCGGCAAGGAGATGCAGATCGGCCGCTACTATCTGGAGCGGCGCGAATACGTCGCAGCGGCCAAGCGGTTCCGCAACGTGGTCGAGGTCTATTCCGACACCCGCCACGTCGAGGAGGCTCTGGCACGCCTGACGGAGACCTATTACGCGATGGGGCTCGCCTCGGAGGCGCAGACGGCCGCCGCGGTGCTTGGCCACAACTATCCCGACAGCCAGTGGTACCGCGATTCCTACAAGCTCCTGCAGACGGGCGGCCTGGAGCCGCGCGAGAACAAGGGCTCGTGGATCTCCAAGGCCGGAGCCGTCCTGCTCGGCACCTGA
- the lpxC gene encoding UDP-3-O-acyl-N-acetylglucosamine deacetylase → MGIDLHEYQTTINSRVSLSGTGVHGGRAVTIHLNPADVDTGVVFNCLSDGETVREIRALVSEIGGTDLCTVLGDPSGMHVATVEHLMAALFALGIDNVSIDIDGNEVPILDGSSHDFVEAIEQAGIRTLTGKRRFIRILKPIRIEKGGSWAEFLPYDGTRFEIEIDFESKSIGQQLYAGDIEPETFKREIARARTFGFMKDVERLWAAGYALGSSLENSVVIGDDDQVINMEGLRFKDEFVRHKALDAMGDLALAGARFIGCFRSYRGGHKLNAAALRRLLSDRGAFEIVETTRRSRGRKAEMIAVSAPVFAPWTL, encoded by the coding sequence ATGGGAATAGATTTGCACGAGTATCAGACGACCATCAACTCGCGTGTGTCGCTCTCGGGTACGGGCGTTCATGGCGGCAGGGCCGTCACGATCCACCTCAATCCGGCCGATGTCGATACCGGCGTCGTCTTCAACTGTCTTTCCGACGGTGAGACGGTCCGCGAGATCCGCGCGCTGGTGTCGGAGATCGGCGGGACCGACCTCTGCACGGTTCTGGGCGATCCTTCCGGCATGCATGTCGCCACCGTCGAGCACCTGATGGCCGCGCTCTTCGCGCTCGGCATCGACAACGTCTCGATCGACATCGACGGCAACGAGGTTCCGATCCTCGACGGCAGCTCCCACGATTTCGTCGAAGCCATCGAGCAGGCGGGCATCCGCACCCTGACCGGCAAGCGCCGGTTCATCCGCATCCTCAAGCCCATTCGCATCGAGAAGGGCGGATCGTGGGCGGAGTTCCTTCCCTATGACGGTACGCGTTTCGAGATCGAGATCGATTTCGAGAGCAAGTCGATCGGACAGCAGCTCTATGCCGGCGACATCGAACCCGAGACCTTCAAGCGCGAAATCGCGCGCGCCCGCACCTTCGGCTTCATGAAGGACGTGGAGCGCCTGTGGGCGGCCGGGTATGCACTCGGCTCGTCGCTGGAGAACTCCGTCGTCATCGGCGATGACGACCAGGTCATCAACATGGAAGGCCTGCGCTTCAAGGACGAGTTCGTGCGCCACAAGGCGCTGGACGCGATGGGCGACCTCGCGCTCGCCGGCGCGCGCTTCATCGGCTGCTTCCGCTCCTATCGCGGCGGGCACAAGCTCAACGCCGCGGCGTTGCGCCGCCTGCTGTCGGATCGCGGTGCGTTCGAGATCGTCGAGACCACCCGTCGCAGCCGTGGCCGCAAGGCGGAGATGATCGCGGTCAGCGCTCCGGTGTTCGCTCCCTGGACCCTGTGA
- the ftsZ gene encoding cell division protein FtsZ, translating to MTINLQKPDITELKPRITVFGVGGGGGNAVNNMITAGLRGVEFVVANTDAQALTMSKAERLIQLGAHVTEGLGAGSQPEVGRAAAEECIDEIVDHLASTHMCFVTAGMGGGTGTGAAPVVARAAREKGILTVGVVTKPFHFEGQRRMKTADIGIEELQKNVDTLIVIPNQNLFRIANDKTTFADAFSMADQVLYSGVACITDLMVKEGLINLDFADVRSVMREMGKAMMGTGEASGEGRAMAAAEAAIANPLLDESSMKGARGLLISITGGRDLTLFEVDEAATRIREEVDQDANIILGATFDEELEGVIRVSVVATGIDKKAHEIAAHPIEIRQQPKPQPRPVQAEARQAPVQPAPQPAPEPAVSHQAAADLDPVAEAIREAERAPARAPAAPAEEFQPQSRLFKAAAPEAHLRPAPQPAPTMQNMETAPAPAQPRMPRVEDFPPLVQAELQAQAVRPDAADDRGPMGLLKRLTNGLGSRREEEPARLKAAAPREPQLVQPAAEPRRAASSDAQLYAPRRGQLDDHGRLVPASRANQEEDQLEIPAFLRRQAN from the coding sequence ATGACGATCAATCTTCAAAAGCCGGACATCACCGAGCTCAAGCCCCGCATCACCGTCTTCGGCGTTGGCGGCGGCGGCGGCAACGCGGTCAACAACATGATCACCGCGGGGCTGCGCGGCGTCGAGTTCGTGGTGGCGAACACGGACGCGCAGGCGCTCACCATGTCGAAGGCCGAAAGGCTGATCCAGCTCGGCGCGCATGTGACCGAGGGCCTGGGCGCCGGTTCGCAGCCTGAGGTCGGCCGCGCCGCTGCCGAGGAATGCATCGACGAGATCGTCGATCACCTGGCCAGCACGCACATGTGCTTCGTCACCGCCGGCATGGGCGGCGGAACCGGCACGGGTGCCGCGCCGGTCGTGGCCCGTGCCGCCCGCGAAAAGGGCATCCTAACCGTCGGCGTCGTCACCAAGCCTTTCCACTTCGAAGGCCAGCGCCGCATGAAGACGGCCGACATCGGCATCGAGGAGCTGCAGAAGAACGTCGACACGCTGATCGTCATCCCCAACCAGAACCTGTTCCGCATCGCCAACGACAAGACGACCTTCGCGGACGCCTTCTCCATGGCCGACCAGGTGCTGTATTCGGGCGTCGCCTGCATCACCGACCTGATGGTGAAGGAAGGTCTCATCAACCTCGACTTCGCCGACGTCCGCTCTGTCATGCGCGAAATGGGCAAGGCGATGATGGGCACGGGCGAGGCGTCCGGCGAGGGCCGCGCCATGGCCGCCGCGGAAGCCGCGATCGCCAACCCGCTGCTCGACGAATCCTCGATGAAGGGCGCCAGGGGCCTGCTGATCTCGATCACCGGCGGGCGCGACCTGACCCTGTTCGAGGTCGACGAGGCTGCGACCCGCATCCGCGAGGAAGTGGACCAGGACGCCAACATCATCCTCGGCGCCACCTTCGACGAGGAACTGGAGGGCGTCATCCGCGTGTCGGTCGTCGCCACCGGCATCGACAAGAAGGCGCACGAGATCGCCGCGCATCCGATCGAGATCCGCCAGCAGCCGAAGCCGCAGCCGCGCCCGGTCCAGGCCGAAGCGCGCCAGGCCCCGGTCCAGCCGGCGCCGCAGCCGGCTCCCGAGCCCGCGGTTTCGCATCAGGCGGCGGCCGACCTCGACCCGGTCGCGGAGGCCATCCGCGAGGCCGAACGCGCTCCGGCGCGTGCGCCCGCCGCGCCCGCCGAGGAGTTCCAGCCCCAGAGCCGGCTCTTCAAGGCCGCCGCTCCCGAGGCGCATCTGCGTCCGGCGCCTCAGCCCGCGCCGACGATGCAGAACATGGAAACCGCACCCGCGCCGGCGCAGCCGCGCATGCCCCGCGTGGAGGATTTCCCGCCGCTGGTGCAGGCCGAACTCCAGGCTCAGGCCGTCAGGCCGGATGCCGCCGACGATCGCGGTCCGATGGGGCTGCTCAAGCGGCTGACCAACGGTCTCGGATCGCGCAGGGAAGAGGAGCCGGCACGGCTGAAGGCCGCAGCGCCGCGCGAGCCGCAGCTCGTGCAGCCGGCCGCGGAGCCCCGTCGCGCAGCATCTTCCGACGCGCAGCTCTACGCGCCGCGCCGCGGCCAGCTCGACGATCACGGGCGGCTCGTGCCGGCCTCGAGGGCGAACCAGGAAGAGGATCAGCTGGAGATTCCGGCCTTCCTCCGCAGGCAGGCGAACTGA
- the ftsA gene encoding cell division protein FtsA: MNWLSGSHSAATRRSGIVTVLDIGSSKICCIIGKLKPGEGSELIRGRTHQVRVIGIGHQKSQGVKSGVIVDLDRAEQAIRLAVDSAERMAGLTVDSLIVNLSAGRLSSDISTATINLGGHEADTSDIRKVLAAGAKKALQAERELVHSLAVGFSLDGEKGIRDPRGMLGETLGVDMHVLTADAAPMRNIELCINRSHLSVDRMVATPYASGLAALVDDEAELGAACIDMGGGTTTISVFAEGKFVHASSLPIGGIHVTLDMARGLSTGVEVAERFKVMHGSALPTGADDRDVVNVPPVGGDESDVPLQVPRSVMTRIIRARIEETLELVRERLHRSGYGATVGKRVVLTGGASQLTGLPEAARRILGRNVRVGRPLGVAGLPEAAKGPAFSSAVGLMIYPQVASFESSRVSGFLRMRATGTGGRLGRVGQWFKESF; this comes from the coding sequence ATGAACTGGCTTTCGGGCAGTCACTCAGCGGCTACGCGCCGGTCCGGCATCGTCACCGTCCTCGACATCGGATCGAGCAAGATCTGCTGCATCATCGGCAAACTGAAGCCGGGCGAGGGCAGCGAACTCATCCGCGGGCGCACGCACCAGGTGCGCGTCATCGGCATCGGTCACCAGAAATCCCAGGGCGTGAAGTCGGGCGTCATCGTCGATCTCGACCGGGCGGAGCAGGCGATCCGCCTCGCGGTCGATTCCGCCGAGCGCATGGCCGGGCTGACGGTGGATTCTCTGATCGTCAATCTCTCGGCGGGCCGGCTGAGCAGTGACATCTCGACGGCGACGATCAATCTCGGCGGCCACGAGGCCGATACCTCCGATATCCGCAAGGTGCTCGCGGCCGGCGCGAAGAAGGCGTTGCAGGCCGAGCGCGAACTCGTCCACTCGCTGGCGGTCGGCTTCTCGCTCGACGGCGAGAAGGGCATCCGCGATCCGCGCGGCATGCTGGGCGAGACGCTGGGCGTGGACATGCATGTCCTGACCGCCGACGCCGCGCCGATGCGCAACATCGAGCTTTGCATCAACCGCTCGCATCTCTCCGTCGACCGGATGGTCGCCACGCCCTACGCCAGCGGGCTCGCCGCGCTGGTTGACGACGAGGCGGAGCTCGGCGCGGCCTGCATCGACATGGGCGGCGGCACGACCACGATATCCGTCTTCGCAGAGGGCAAGTTCGTGCATGCGAGCTCGCTTCCCATCGGCGGCATCCACGTGACGCTCGACATGGCCCGCGGCCTGTCGACCGGCGTCGAAGTGGCCGAGCGTTTCAAGGTCATGCACGGCTCGGCGCTGCCGACCGGCGCCGACGACCGCGACGTCGTCAACGTGCCGCCGGTGGGCGGCGACGAATCCGACGTCCCGCTGCAGGTGCCGCGCTCGGTTATGACGCGCATCATCCGCGCCCGCATCGAGGAGACGCTCGAACTGGTGCGCGAGCGCCTGCATCGTTCCGGCTACGGCGCGACGGTCGGCAAGCGCGTCGTCCTGACCGGCGGCGCCAGCCAGTTGACGGGCCTGCCCGAGGCAGCCCGGCGCATCCTCGGCCGCAATGTCCGGGTCGGGCGTCCGCTCGGCGTCGCCGGGCTTCCCGAGGCGGCCAAGGGGCCGGCATTTTCTTCGGCCGTGGGGCTGATGATCTACCCGCAGGTGGCTTCGTTCGAGAGCAGCCGCGTGTCGGGTTTCCTGCGTATGCGCGCAACCGGTACGGGTGGACGCCTGGGGCGCGTGGGTCAGTGGTTCAAAGAGAGTTTTTAG
- a CDS encoding cell division protein FtsQ/DivIB codes for MFAVRSTDLRAPVARSGARAGLFSGVLPRVLRRPFRVLLRTGVSDMHVPGYAAPLMTGALLLATCLYGMSVGGHWPQFLQTMTAYSGFAVTDVRISGNGETSDIDVLERLDLNGWTSLVGLDVDAARDQVASLPWVQSATVRKVYPDAIEISVVEKTPFAIWQYGKDLMLVEADGKLITPFRSGRHADLPLVVGEGASGKAQAIVARVAEHPEIASRVESYVRVGNRRWDLRLDNGVTLKLPEEGVDTALSYLADTDRASGLLSRDILAVDMRLEDRLVVQLTSEGLKQRTAAVKEMMKQLKAGGRRT; via the coding sequence GTGTTTGCGGTGAGGTCAACCGATCTCCGTGCTCCGGTCGCCCGGTCCGGCGCAAGGGCCGGTCTGTTCTCCGGCGTCCTGCCGCGCGTGTTGCGGCGGCCGTTCCGCGTGCTTTTGCGCACGGGCGTCTCCGACATGCACGTGCCCGGATACGCCGCGCCGCTGATGACGGGCGCGCTGCTTCTCGCGACCTGCCTCTACGGGATGAGCGTCGGCGGTCACTGGCCGCAATTCCTCCAGACCATGACCGCCTACAGCGGCTTCGCCGTCACCGACGTGCGCATATCGGGCAATGGCGAAACCTCCGACATCGACGTGCTGGAAAGGCTTGATCTCAACGGCTGGACCTCGCTCGTCGGGCTCGACGTGGATGCGGCGCGCGACCAGGTCGCCTCGCTCCCCTGGGTCCAGTCCGCGACCGTTCGCAAGGTCTATCCGGATGCCATCGAGATTTCGGTCGTCGAGAAGACGCCGTTCGCCATCTGGCAGTACGGCAAGGATCTGATGCTCGTGGAAGCCGATGGCAAGCTCATCACGCCGTTCCGATCGGGCCGCCACGCCGATCTGCCCCTGGTGGTCGGAGAGGGTGCCTCCGGGAAGGCGCAGGCCATCGTGGCGCGCGTCGCCGAGCATCCGGAAATCGCCTCGCGGGTCGAAAGCTACGTCAGGGTCGGGAACCGTCGCTGGGACCTGCGTCTCGACAATGGCGTGACCCTGAAGCTTCCCGAAGAGGGGGTGGATACGGCGCTCTCCTACCTCGCCGATACCGACCGGGCCAGCGGCCTCCTTTCGCGGGACATCCTCGCCGTCGACATGCGGCTGGAGGACAGGCTGGTCGTCCAGCTGACGTCCGAAGGGCTGAAGCAGCGGACGGCCGCGGTGAAGGAAATGATGAAGCAGCTCAAGGCTGGCGGGCGGCGCACATGA